From Melospiza melodia melodia isolate bMelMel2 chromosome 2, bMelMel2.pri, whole genome shotgun sequence:
TGTTTATTTATTTGCCTCTGTAGCAACTCAGACTGATGCAGTGAGCTTTGTGAATTTTGGTGATTCCCAGGCACCATGCCCTGAATTTCAGTGAAAGAATGCAATCCACCAGAAAAGAATGAAATCCACTAGGAAAAGAATGAAATCcactagaaaaaaaaaccaaaaatcacaaCTGTAGCTGAGAGAATAAGACCTTTGGCAAAAGTTAAGGGGAGCATGGAAGAGGGATGTGATGGGCTCTGGGAATGAAGCAGGGTGGGAATAGGCTGAGACAAGAAGACTCCAGAGATATGCTGCAGGGTCAAGAAAAGACTGGAGAGTCTTCACAGGAGGCAAGCATGAGCCCTAACCCTGGGGAGAAGAGCCGATTCTAACTGGAAATGTGGGAGGGCTTTCCAGGCACAGGTGTCCGTGGTGTCCGTGTGGGATCAGGACTCACCGCCGCCCGTCCCGGTGACGATGTGGTAATAGGGCTCATTGCACCGGTATGCGATCACCGACTGGTACTCATTGTTTGCAGGCTCCTTAAGGTAGCTGAATGCACCATTGGTCATGTTTTCGGGgctgccacagttcacaactacaacaaaggggaaaaaataaaacatgaaTCAACAGGAGACTGACTGCAAGTCTGGGCATTGGGGCCAGGATGTGAAGGACCAGTTAGGACAGTGGGCAAAGAGAGGTTGTCCCAAAAGAGATCCCGGATTAGGATCTTTTGCTTTTAGATATTGCAATATCATAGTAATTTGGGAGTGATATTTAGGTATTTTTGTAAGGGAGGAAAAACATTTGAATTTTTGCAAGCAGAAAAATATGAATCAGTGGTGGACCTTCATAGGTTCTTCAGACAGCACATCCATGAGGCTATGGATTAAGTGAGTCAGAGAGGCTGAATTTCCCAGGTTCCTGGAGGAGGAAAGCCACAGCAGAGGATGTTATTCCCGTTCTCAGATCACTCACCTTCACAGCGGGGCATGGGTTGATGCCATGTGCCATCAGCCTGGCAGACAGCCGTGAAGGACATCAGCTTTTTGTCACCCTACATGGGAGAGAAAAACATCTGTTGGTTGTACAGAGCCTCTAATTCCTTCCCCACATCTAAACATTATTCTGTGTGCCCATCTTTTCACTGCTGTCCAATATTTGCCCCTCTGCAGTCTGTTCCAGTTGCTGTCTCCTCTTTTCCCTCTATACTGTAATTGCCAAGGGCTACACATTCTCCATAGCAGGTCAAGATGCCAGCAGCCAGCAGCTATAAACCCACAACGAGTCAGAGGTGCTACCCAGCCCTGGCAATAGGATGGCAAGGGAGGCAGGtaacatctgctttcatcttcTGGTTTCATATCCTTCCAAAGGGGTGTTCCTGTCTACCAACTTTTCCTGGGATCTTTGTCTTTAGTTTTCTACCAGGGCTTCATGAAAGAGTAACTGCATAAGGAAGAGAGCTGGGGAAAGAGAAAGCACTGGAAGAAAGCTGAGAGAAGCAAAGAAGAAACAGAAAGGACAAGAGGTTGCCATGAGTGAAATCTCCAGAGGAAGTTCAACCAAAAGTGAAAGGCACGAACTGAAAACAAAAGAGAATACGGCTGAAGGGAGTGGAGAAGGGATCTCACCTCCATCAGGTGATACCCAGTCTTGCAGCTGACAACAACATAGTCCTGAAATTGGTACACAGGCTGCGGGTCTCTGATGATGGTGAACTGATCCCgagggacaggctgtgggcatcGTATTTCTGTGAGACAGTGGGACAGGTTAGGCTGGGATTAGCAAACAGTGTCAGTGGGCTGTAGTAGCCTCTGGGGGAGAAATCCCTTACTCTCTGAGGTGTAGTGGATCTTCCAGCCACGGCTGAACCCTGAGTCATCAGTGAGGAAGAGTATATCCACCTCATTGCTGTTGGTTTCAATGACGCCAGGTGGTTCCCTGCCACAGAATTCACCAATCTCTCTCCCTCGGGCTTGGATCTGATGAGGAAAAGATGTATCACAGAAACAGAAGCACACATGCCTTTCTGCCTCAGTATGCCTGTTTCAACCCAGAGCAAATTTACCAATGCCTGTGATGGTGAATAGGTCTGGTTGTCAGACCCGTCTTTGCTGATGCCTTCACTGACAGATCAGAACTACAGACTGATCCAGCACAAGCTCTGCGTCTCCCTTATCTGGGAATCAGACCTATCAGTCCCTGAGATTAAATCAAAGGGAAATTAAACTGGAAGAAGGATGGGTTCTTTTCCTTCACTCACAGGGGCCTATGACCCAGAGCCTCTGACCTCAGGACAGTGGTAATTAAATACACTGAGGGGGAGACAGTGCTGGGGCATTTGTGCTGGGGCATTCTGCTTGCGCTGATCCCATATTTCTCCTCTTAATAGTGGTGTCCCCATAACTCCTGTCTGGGTCTGGCAGCAGGGTTGGAAGGAGAATTTGCTAATCTCAGTACCTTGAGCTGGTCATAAGGACAGTGGACTTGCTGGTGATCATCAATCTCAAAGGGTTCCAAGAACCTGAGGGCGATGGACAGGCCCTCCTGCAGACGGATGCTGTAGTTACACCGGAGGGACTCGGGGTAGGGCTGCGGGTACTCGGGGCTGCTCAGGTACCCAGAGGCCTCCGTGAACAACTCACTGCTGCACTCCACTGTGAAGAGGAGGAAAGGACAGGTCACATCGTGGGGATGTGCCTTCTGCAGCCCCGCCATCTGCTTCCTAAGTCACTTCTCCCAACCCACCTGCTCCTCTGATCTTATAAAATTTCTCTTTACCTTTGCAGGAGTGCTGGTCACTCTGAAGCTGGTAGCCAATCCGGCAAGAACAGAAGTAGCCACCCACATAGTTGTgacagaagtgctggcattgaGGCCTTTCATTGTTCTCGGGAGCATTGTTAGGATCACATTCATCCAGATCTGAAGACACAGGAAGTCAAGGGGCAAGGGGAAGAAAGTGTTAAACCTCCCTGCTCTACAGTACTTAGAGATCCATATCCTTGGCTGAAGCATCTCTATTTGCCTGGCAAGGAGGGAAATTGGTTGGAGCCACACAGGCTTTTCCTTCTGCATGCTGAGGGTATTTCCTACTCACCCACAGCTCTGTAGGATGCCAGGAAGCCCCTGTAGGGAATCACTGTGCCATTGTCTTCATTGGAGAAATCAGAGTGAAATTGCAGGTGCATCTTTCTCCCCTTAGATACAAACTCCTTTCTTCCCGGGTGATTGCCTGTGGTCGACCCAAGTCGGCCACAAAATCTGCCCAAGTCCTTCTTGTCTGCTTTGATCTGTCAAAGTTAAGGTGAAATCAGTGCAGCCTCAAAAAATTGAGCCTGCCCCACACACTGATATTACCCAACCATGAGTTGTCAGTGTTTGCTCCTCCCATTTCTATCATTaactccttccctttcctttgtgGGAAGCATCAGATGAGGCCTGGTGGAAGAGGAGCCATTGCACGTGGTGGCCCCTGGGCTGCCATCTCCAGGCACCCCCTGGCCCAGGAGTCTGTGCACGTACCTTAACATAGTCATAGAAGCAGGACTCAGATGGCTCCAGGTCAAAGTATTTGAAGGTCAGCTTCACCACATAGCCTTTTGGGACCTGGATATCCCAGCTGCTGATGTTATCGTTGGGATATGGCTTGGGATAATTGGGGGATCTGATCTCCCCAAAAAAGGGAGAACCTCTTGGGACAGGACTGGAACCGATCACTCCAAAAAAGAGGAAGACCCATGGGAGACAGGGAACACGCCTGTGAATACAACAAATAAACGATGACATTGCACAAAATTAGGTCATTCAAAATCAGGAGAGACTTCACAACTGATTTGTGCACTGTCCAGAGGAATGCAAACACAGGAAGCCTGATTGCAGGACCAGCTCCTGGCTTGGATCACTCAGGAACAAGAAGGGCAGCTGAAATGAAGACACCAGCACTAGCAAGGTTCCAGCAAGCCACTGTACTAGCCTCTACAGAGAAATTCATTAACCCAGGAAGCAGCGTGGAGGAGCATGGGTGAATTCCCTGAGTAAGGTCTGCATGTCCCCAGAAGTTGTAGGGCTGATTCTTATAGAAACAGGAGAAGGTTGGTCCCCCTTGACCCCGGGCCAGTGAGTTGTTTTGGGTTATCACTAGTTTAGGATCCTTGGCGAGGATCTGAAGATCTCAAGCTCCGTTTGCTGTGGAGCAATCCTGCCAGTGTCTCCTGGGCAGCCCTCTCACCACTCATGCCTCCAAAAGTTGGCACTCACATTTTTTATCTCTCATTCTGTGCATCTCCCCCCTCGCCCTCCGTGTTCCTCCGGGACAAGCTCATTGCCCAGCGCAGCAGCTCAGCCCCgttgtcctgctctcctccctggAAAGGTCTGAGCCCCAGGACCCCCACCCTCCCCCAGGGCCGTGCCCCTGCCCGGAGCCCGACTCACATCTCCGTGCGCTCCCGCTGCCCGCGCAGCCCGGCGGAGCTCGGAGCGGCGGCCGGCGGAGAGCCGGGGCGGGaccgggggaggaggaggaggagggagctcgGGAGGCAGGAGCGGGGAATAGAAAGCAGGACTGCGAGCAGCCTGGCCCCGGACCAGGCCGGTCCCAGCGCCggctctgctgccctctgctgccgagcgccccgggcccggcccgccaACACCGAGCCGGGGGAGCCCCGGGGGAGCCCCGGCCTGGCCACGCAGAGCCGAGAGACCTCTCCTGGCCCCGGAGGCAGGAAAACGATTGCCTGAGACCCCTCCGAGGGCTTGGTCTGCAATCCAGGAGCTGCTCCGAGTTTGTTCCCGCAGAAAATGTCCTCCTCGAAAGACCCCCCCAGTCCCCCCGGGCTCTTTTCTGATTTAGAGAGATGAGAAAATTTATAGTCTTCACAAGTTAATTCaaacttttaaaaaatcaagCCGAAATGAAGCTGTCAAAAAAGATAAGTTTTCTCAATTCTGACCTGCTGAAGAGCACTTCTGAGATTTCTGGGGGGTGGGAACTGGGATCATCCTCAAGGAAAGCAAGAAGCCTCAGGCACTTGAGTTAAAAAGATATTAAGAAAAATGAAAGTCTACAGAATTAAAGGCATTCTGAGAACAAATCCCTTTTCAAGGACCCCTCTTGATGTTTCTTCTGCAAGCATTTTTAGGAGAACCAAGATAGATAGATAAGGCCCTCTATTTAATGGGGAAATGAGAAAATATAGAAACTTGAAAACCCCTTTCAGGCTTTTAACAACATAGTGCCCAAGACATGTATTTATGTCCCCAGTTTTATGAAGTTTAAAATTTCTTGGCTTTCAGGCTTTGGTGGAAGAGATAAAACACCATTTTAGTATTTTTCCTTGGAATTATGAGTGGCTTCAGAGAGGTTACGAAGTGTCTTGCATTGAAATCAGAGGAAGCAATTCACAGCCACAAAAACATGCTGAATGAAGATGAAAATAGTGTTAAAAAGAATGAAGCAAGCAACTTTGGGATATTTATGGAAGTGTACTAGAGAACCTGTTCATCAAACATCTTTGAATTATTATCCCAAAAAGATGACATAAATACATAATTAATGCCACTGCTATAATACCATATGGCCCCACATATCAGATTTAAGATTAAAGATGGAACATTATCCCAGTACTTCCTGATGTGCTCTGCATCAGGGCAGGctcactgctgtgctgtgccatgctggagCGGTCTCTTACTCAGAAACCACACCTGGAAAGCAGTGGGAAGACTGGGAAGAGTGTTCTCTGGGAaagcacggacagacagacagccctggGGATCCTTTGTGGAAGCAGATAATTTCGCTGTGTCCTTGACAAGCAATCCTCTATCCAGGGGGCACTTACTGGGAGTGACACTTTCAAAGCACATCTGCCGTGTCCTCAATGCCTTTTCCCGTCCCGACAGCACCATCTGGGATGACAGGAGACGAGTTCAGCCGGTGAAGCAGGGGTGGTTGGCTGGGGACACATCCAGCCCGAGCAGCCCTCCCCTAACACACATCCCAGAGCCGCCTGGCTGGGACAGCACAGCGGCACCCTCAGCGCAGCTCCAGCGCTCCCACTGCTGGCCTGCCCTTCAGGGGCTCCGGGcaatcctcttcctcctgctgggctggggccaAGAAATAGCATGGTTTTTCCTTGGAAGGACGTATGTGCCCATCTTTGCTTAGGGGCAGAATTCCTGTATGACCACGGAATATATGTAGGACCACAGAATGCCAAAACTGGCCTCTGCTGCCTGTGGGCCTCAGCTGCATCACAAGTGCTCTGGACAATAAATACAGACAATAtcagagaaaagtaaaaaaactGTAGATCTTCAGCATGGTCAAAAATGACAACATCCTCTTATAGAGCAAGAACCCTGCTTTGAATACAGTGTCTTGCGGGAGGTCGTTGGAAAGAAATCTGCTTTACAGACTCAGAAACCATGAAAATATCTTCTGGCATGTTGACTAGATCCTCTTGTCCACAGTGAAGAAGGAGCTGGATACTTTATCCTCAAGCCTGAGTCAAGGAGGACAGAGAACTACCTCTGTTTGGTCTCTTACAGCTATACCACCTACCctacagcacagcagggctgcagaccCAGGCTCACCTATAAACACTGATCTGCTTCCCCAGGGCACTCTACATTCAACCCCATAGGTTTGACTACCCAAAGTACCCAAAGGCTTGGTTGGAGCCTTCTGGGGACACTGCCATTGGGCTTGGCCTTCACACAGTCAGGCCTGTGTGAGAGTGGCTCTTTCAGACAAATCATGCTGCTTCTGCAGCTCTGGCTGGTAGGGAGAGGATGATCAAGACCAAAAGAAGGTTCAGGACTCAAACAGTGGGTCTTTCCCCTGATATGAGATGgtgagcagcagcaacagcacctTGGCAGTCTATTTCTGTGTCTTctaaatcaaggagcagaaccaAGTGTAATACCCTGAGGGGTACACAGTTCTGCAGCACCAGCCACTCACCAATATCACACCTCCTCCCACCTGAGTCCTCCCAATATCACAACTTTCCCCTGCTTTACAGTGGCATCCTCACTTCCCATAGCCTCATGTCTCAGCAATGCAGTTCTGTGGGGTAAAGTCACCATCTGATTTAGGCATCACACCTTTCATGATTATGAAAGGAAAAACTGGATTATTAATGCAGGTAGTTACTACCTGAAGGCCTAGAATATGTTGCAGTACTATCCCCTATGATTATCATTAGTGTGGGGACCACATCAAGTGAGTAATGACTCTTATCCGTGGTTCTGGCCCAATCAGATGATTCCTGAAG
This genomic window contains:
- the C1R gene encoding complement C1r subcomponent, whose protein sequence is MSSFICCIHRRVPCLPWVFLFFGVIGSSPVPRGSPFFGEIRSPNYPKPYPNDNISSWDIQVPKGYVVKLTFKYFDLEPSESCFYDYVKIKADKKDLGRFCGRLGSTTGNHPGRKEFVSKGRKMHLQFHSDFSNEDNGTVIPYRGFLASYRAVDLDECDPNNAPENNERPQCQHFCHNYVGGYFCSCRIGYQLQSDQHSCKVECSSELFTEASGYLSSPEYPQPYPESLRCNYSIRLQEGLSIALRFLEPFEIDDHQQVHCPYDQLKIQARGREIGEFCGREPPGVIETNSNEVDILFLTDDSGFSRGWKIHYTSEKIRCPQPVPRDQFTIIRDPQPVYQFQDYVVVSCKTGYHLMEGDKKLMSFTAVCQADGTWHQPMPRCEVVNCGSPENMTNGAFSYLKEPANNEYQSVIAYRCNEPYYHIVTGTGGERFTCSPEGTWLDQDGQKRIPSCLPVCGKPVHPVFELQRILGGKAAKRGNFPWQALTGINGRGGGALLGDRWILTAAHTIFPKGGVQNNVSLEQLAEEADIFLGHTNVDELHKMGNHPVRRIFVHPDFNPKDEHNFNGDIALLELKNPVTLGPTLLPICLPDATNTSFYTHGHMGYVSGFGVDKNRISSDLKYVSLPAVAQEKCQSWLDSNKKGIPMVFSENMFCAGFLEGKKDTCQGDSGSVLTVLDRESGRWVATGIVSWGIGCGTGYGFYTKILNYLDWINGIVKEDRP